One window from the genome of Pseudoalteromonas sp. '520P1 No. 423' encodes:
- the nusA gene encoding transcription termination factor NusA, protein MAKEILLVAEAVSNEKAVPKEKIFEALEIALATATKKKHEGDIDVRVCIDRKTGEYDTFRRWMVAENNPETGCLENPFKEITVEAAQYEEPEIKLGEFIEDQIDSIKFDRVTTQTAKQVIVQKVREAERALVVEAYQDQVGEMVTGVVKKATREAVMLDLGNNAEAVIYRDDMLPRENFRPGDRVRGLLYDVKPEARGAQLFVTRSKPEMLIELFRIEVPEVGEETIDIKAGARDPGSRAKIAVKSNDKRIDPVGACVGMRGARVQAVSTELGGERIDIVLYDDNPAQFVINAMAPAEVASIVMDEDTHSMDIAVEADNLAQAIGRNGQNIRLATQLTGWELNVMTVDDMAEKNQAESDKLMSLFTENLDLDEDFATLLIEEGFSSLEEVAYIPVAEFMEIGDLDEETVEELRNRAKAAITTKALASEETLEDAHPAEDLLALEGLEKHLAFVMASKGVITLEDLAEQGIDELVEITELPDEEAGKLIMAARNICWFANE, encoded by the coding sequence ATGGCAAAAGAGATATTATTGGTAGCAGAAGCTGTTTCCAATGAAAAAGCAGTTCCAAAAGAGAAGATTTTTGAAGCTTTAGAAATCGCTTTAGCAACTGCTACAAAGAAAAAGCACGAAGGTGATATTGATGTAAGAGTATGTATTGACCGTAAAACAGGTGAATACGATACTTTCCGTCGTTGGATGGTTGCAGAAAATAACCCAGAAACAGGTTGTTTAGAAAACCCATTCAAAGAAATCACAGTTGAAGCGGCTCAATATGAAGAGCCTGAAATCAAACTTGGTGAATTTATTGAAGATCAAATTGACTCAATTAAATTTGACCGTGTTACAACGCAAACAGCTAAGCAAGTAATCGTACAAAAAGTACGTGAAGCTGAACGTGCTTTAGTGGTTGAAGCATATCAAGATCAAGTTGGCGAAATGGTGACAGGTGTTGTCAAAAAAGCAACGCGCGAAGCTGTAATGTTAGACTTAGGTAATAACGCTGAAGCTGTTATATACCGTGATGATATGTTACCACGTGAAAACTTCCGCCCAGGCGATCGTGTACGTGGTTTACTTTACGATGTAAAACCAGAAGCTCGTGGCGCACAGTTATTTGTAACACGTTCAAAGCCTGAAATGCTGATTGAATTATTCCGCATTGAGGTGCCAGAAGTTGGCGAAGAAACAATCGACATTAAAGCTGGGGCACGTGATCCTGGTTCTCGTGCAAAAATCGCTGTTAAATCTAACGATAAACGTATTGACCCTGTTGGTGCGTGTGTTGGTATGCGTGGTGCACGTGTTCAAGCTGTATCTACAGAGCTTGGTGGTGAGCGTATTGATATCGTTTTATACGATGATAACCCAGCGCAATTTGTTATTAATGCAATGGCGCCTGCAGAAGTTGCTTCAATCGTAATGGATGAAGATACGCATTCTATGGATATCGCAGTTGAAGCTGATAACTTAGCACAAGCTATCGGTCGTAACGGTCAGAACATTCGTTTAGCAACACAACTTACGGGTTGGGAACTAAATGTAATGACTGTTGATGATATGGCTGAAAAGAATCAAGCTGAATCAGATAAATTAATGTCATTATTTACTGAAAACTTAGATTTAGACGAAGATTTTGCCACTTTACTAATCGAAGAAGGTTTCTCTTCATTAGAAGAAGTTGCATACATCCCAGTTGCAGAATTTATGGAAATTGGTGATTTAGACGAAGAAACAGTTGAAGAACTGCGTAATCGTGCAAAAGCAGCAATTACTACAAAAGCATTAGCATCAGAAGAAACATTAGAAGATGCGCATCCAGCTGAAGATTTATTAGCCCTTGAAGGCTTAGAAAAGCATTTAGCGTTTGTTATGGCAAGTAAAGGTGTAATTACTTTAGAAGACTTGGCAGAACAAGGTATTGATGAATTAGTAGAGATTACGGAGCTTCCTGATGAAGAAGCTGGCAAGCTAATAATGGCTGCTCGTAATATATGCTGGTTCGCTAACGAATAA
- the truB gene encoding tRNA pseudouridine(55) synthase TruB — translation MARRSKGRPINGVLLLDKQEGLSSNNVLQRAKAIYYAQKAGHTGALDPLATGMLPICFGEATKFSQFLLDTDKTYVVRAKLGVRTTTSDSQGDVVCEKPVSVTHAQIDDAIKTFVGETDQYPSMYSALKYEGRPLYKYAREGIEVPRKCRKINVFSLTFDEFDSETNEIQMTAHVSKGTYIRTIVDDLGELLGCGAHVIMLHRSKVGNYPSEQMVTLDQIQELLDRGKENQSDKREQISADAYIVLDSLLLPMDTAVADLKEVNISEENGRFFANGRSIAVKGLPDGVVRVTAGSAKTFIGVGEKNSQGELKAKRTLESLQPQ, via the coding sequence ATGGCAAGAAGGTCAAAAGGTCGCCCTATCAATGGAGTCTTGCTATTAGATAAGCAAGAAGGGCTATCATCTAATAATGTTTTGCAACGTGCTAAAGCGATTTATTATGCTCAAAAAGCGGGTCATACTGGCGCACTAGACCCATTGGCAACAGGTATGCTGCCAATTTGTTTTGGTGAAGCAACTAAGTTTTCACAGTTTTTGTTAGACACTGATAAAACGTATGTTGTTCGTGCAAAGTTAGGTGTTCGTACTACAACATCAGACTCTCAAGGTGATGTAGTTTGTGAAAAGCCGGTATCAGTAACACATGCCCAAATTGACGATGCGATAAAAACATTTGTCGGTGAAACTGATCAATACCCCTCTATGTATTCTGCACTAAAATACGAAGGTCGTCCTTTATATAAATATGCCAGAGAAGGCATAGAAGTACCTAGAAAATGCAGAAAAATAAATGTATTTAGCCTGACGTTTGACGAATTCGACAGTGAAACCAACGAAATTCAAATGACAGCGCATGTGAGCAAAGGCACTTATATCAGGACAATTGTTGATGATTTAGGTGAACTCTTAGGTTGTGGTGCGCATGTCATTATGCTGCATAGATCAAAAGTAGGTAATTATCCTAGCGAGCAAATGGTTACGCTAGACCAAATACAAGAGTTACTAGATCGTGGCAAGGAAAATCAATCAGATAAACGAGAGCAAATATCAGCTGATGCTTACATTGTGTTAGATTCACTACTATTACCTATGGATACGGCGGTTGCAGATCTTAAAGAAGTTAATATCAGCGAAGAAAACGGACGCTTTTTTGCAAATGGCCGTAGTATTGCTGTTAAAGGTTTACCTGATGGTGTTGTTAGGGTAACAGCCGGAAGCGCTAAAACATTTATTGGTGTTGGTGAAAAAAATAGCCAAGGCGAATTAAAAGCAAAACGTACTTTAGAAAGCTTACAGCCACAATAA
- the dnaX gene encoding DNA polymerase III subunit gamma/tau, whose amino-acid sequence MSYQVLARKWRPQNFHQLVGQNHVKQALINGLEQQRLHHAYLFTGTRGVGKTTIARIFSKSLNCEQGITAEPCGTCSTCLDIEEGRYIDLLEIDAASRTKVEDTREILDNVQYAPSRGRYKVYLIDEVHMLSKHSFNALLKILEEPPEHVKFLLATTDPQKLPVTILSRCLQFNLSALSQDEIQQQLDTILNKEQLSFDVEALKLLAKAADGSMRDALSLTDQAIAQTNGQLKTPDIMTMLGLMDISWSQKLFVAIVCNDGEALLDVVSQLSMQNPSYTRVLDDLLALTHLILMTQLVPSAANLDDKNEAFISQVASQSSAEQIQVYYQLLLNGKKDLLWAPEAKLGFEMVLLRLLAFEPSAHVQSAPVNQNTATAQTDKTSKMANLRQLLDQPKSNAPSKTNSEPEKQVTTEAVAEIIEQQARSIPKNNIAEQQANIQSADTVTEADINAQMQDVLDNAQQLIPSASDTGNAVEQHSDNQSSEAMEQAQAFESTHYQSEQTDQASSVPHNPDIQRSDLAETGIQLPNVEQEEPVNVAKMMSGAQSAIARILANRNISGTGQLSSPSKVAAEQVATKNETPVKKTELQRGEVAEIKKPEIRPTQPRKKQQIHERIKSDPANLAPELLFQISGDTGPVEEEIEQVIEIPEGFVSPLSDTKFAYQKDHWADIINQMALGGRIRQFALHSIYQKQDNQVFLNVDLTQQHLDSQMLREQLQTSLSQVLNEVIDLQVQFEGTVENSPYLIQQKIDSDRLQHATEVLKQDPVITQFVSRFDAQMDESSVQTR is encoded by the coding sequence ATGAGCTATCAGGTTCTTGCACGTAAATGGCGACCACAAAACTTTCACCAGTTAGTTGGTCAAAATCATGTTAAACAAGCTTTAATTAATGGTCTTGAACAACAGAGATTGCATCATGCATATCTATTTACTGGTACACGTGGTGTAGGTAAAACCACGATAGCGCGTATATTTTCAAAAAGCCTTAACTGTGAGCAGGGCATTACGGCAGAGCCCTGCGGTACCTGCTCAACTTGTTTAGATATCGAAGAAGGTAGATATATAGATCTATTAGAAATCGATGCGGCATCAAGAACTAAAGTTGAAGATACTAGAGAAATATTAGATAACGTGCAATATGCACCATCTAGAGGACGTTATAAAGTCTACTTGATAGATGAAGTTCATATGTTATCAAAACACAGTTTTAATGCTTTACTTAAAATTTTAGAAGAGCCACCAGAGCATGTTAAGTTTTTACTCGCGACAACCGATCCTCAAAAGCTGCCTGTTACAATTTTATCTCGTTGTTTACAGTTTAATCTCAGTGCACTGTCTCAAGATGAAATCCAACAACAATTAGATACAATATTAAATAAAGAACAACTTAGCTTTGATGTTGAAGCGCTTAAGTTACTAGCAAAAGCTGCCGATGGCAGTATGCGTGATGCTTTAAGTTTAACCGATCAAGCAATAGCACAAACTAATGGTCAGTTAAAAACACCTGATATAATGACTATGTTAGGGCTAATGGACATCAGTTGGTCACAAAAGTTATTTGTTGCCATAGTGTGTAATGATGGTGAAGCTTTATTAGATGTCGTTTCGCAACTTTCAATGCAAAACCCAAGTTATACTAGGGTACTTGATGATTTGTTGGCATTAACACATTTAATTTTAATGACACAATTAGTACCGAGTGCAGCCAATTTAGATGATAAGAACGAAGCGTTTATCTCTCAAGTTGCCAGCCAAAGTAGTGCGGAACAAATTCAAGTTTATTATCAGTTATTACTCAATGGTAAAAAAGATTTATTATGGGCACCAGAAGCAAAACTTGGTTTTGAGATGGTTCTGCTCAGATTGCTAGCATTTGAGCCGAGTGCCCATGTACAGTCTGCACCCGTGAATCAAAATACTGCAACTGCTCAAACTGATAAAACCAGTAAAATGGCAAATTTGCGTCAACTATTAGATCAACCTAAATCTAATGCTCCGAGCAAAACAAATTCTGAGCCTGAAAAACAAGTGACGACAGAGGCTGTCGCTGAAATTATTGAACAGCAAGCTAGATCAATACCTAAAAATAATATAGCTGAACAGCAAGCAAATATTCAATCAGCGGATACTGTCACTGAAGCTGATATTAATGCACAAATGCAAGATGTATTAGACAATGCACAGCAATTGATACCTAGCGCATCAGATACTGGCAATGCTGTAGAACAACATAGTGATAATCAATCATCTGAAGCAATGGAACAAGCTCAAGCCTTTGAGTCAACGCATTATCAAAGTGAACAAACGGATCAAGCGTCCTCAGTTCCGCACAATCCAGATATTCAACGTAGTGACCTAGCCGAAACTGGCATACAATTGCCTAATGTTGAACAAGAAGAGCCTGTTAATGTAGCTAAAATGATGTCGGGTGCACAATCTGCTATCGCACGTATTTTAGCAAATAGGAATATATCAGGTACAGGTCAGTTATCGTCGCCTAGTAAAGTAGCCGCAGAACAAGTTGCTACAAAAAATGAAACACCCGTAAAAAAGACTGAGCTCCAAAGGGGCGAAGTAGCAGAGATAAAAAAACCAGAGATTAGGCCCACACAGCCTCGAAAAAAACAACAAATACATGAAAGAATAAAGTCTGATCCTGCAAACTTAGCTCCTGAACTGTTATTTCAAATATCAGGTGATACTGGACCGGTTGAAGAAGAAATTGAGCAAGTAATAGAAATACCAGAAGGCTTTGTTAGTCCTTTGAGTGATACTAAATTTGCTTATCAAAAAGATCACTGGGCAGATATTATTAATCAGATGGCCTTGGGTGGGCGTATTCGTCAATTTGCTTTACACTCAATATATCAAAAGCAAGATAATCAGGTTTTTTTAAATGTAGATTTAACGCAACAGCATCTTGATAGTCAGATGTTACGAGAACAACTGCAAACAAGTTTATCTCAAGTATTAAATGAAGTGATTGACTTACAAGTGCAGTTTGAAGGTACAGTTGAAAATTCACCTTACCTAATACAGCAAAAGATAGATTCCGACAGATTGCAGCATGCAACTGAAGTATTAAAGCAAGATCCTGTTATAACACAGTTTGTATCTCGCTTTGATGCTCAAATGGATGAATCAAGTGTACAAACAAGATAA
- the recR gene encoding recombination mediator RecR has product MKLSASLSQLIDALRCLPGIGPKSAQRIAFHLLERDRHGGSQLGQSLTNAMEKIGHCKSCRTFCEEEVCDLCQNVKRIDSGLLCVVESPSDILAIEQTGQYLGRYFVLMGHLSPLDGIGPKEIGLDQLETVLLSSEVNEVILATNPTIEGETTAHFIAELCLKHQVKASRIAHGVPVGGELDLVDGMTLSHAFNGRKIV; this is encoded by the coding sequence ATGAAACTATCTGCAAGTCTTTCTCAATTAATCGACGCATTAAGATGTCTGCCAGGCATTGGACCAAAATCGGCGCAAAGAATTGCATTTCACTTATTAGAGCGAGATAGGCATGGCGGCAGTCAGTTAGGGCAATCCTTAACAAATGCGATGGAAAAAATAGGGCATTGCAAATCGTGTCGTACTTTTTGTGAAGAAGAAGTATGTGATTTATGTCAAAACGTAAAACGAATCGACTCGGGTTTGTTATGTGTTGTTGAGTCACCATCAGATATTCTTGCAATAGAACAAACTGGACAGTATTTAGGTCGTTATTTTGTATTGATGGGGCATTTATCGCCGTTAGATGGTATAGGGCCAAAAGAAATTGGCTTAGATCAATTAGAAACAGTTTTACTTTCAAGTGAAGTGAATGAAGTTATTTTAGCCACAAACCCAACAATTGAAGGCGAAACAACAGCGCACTTTATCGCTGAACTTTGTTTAAAGCATCAAGTTAAAGCATCTCGTATCGCCCATGGTGTACCTGTCGGTGGTGAGCTTGATTTAGTGGATGGTATGACACTCTCACATGCTTTTAACGGTAGAAAAATAGTTTAG
- the rimP gene encoding ribosome maturation factor RimP, which produces MTKLEQDLTAMLEPAVEALGFELLGLEFVRAGQHSTLRVYIENLQNAEGITVDNCADTSRQISAILDVEDPITNEYNLEVSSPGIDRPLFKLEHYKKAQGEEIRLRTKLPQDGRRNFKGDLVSVEGDMLTLSIDGSDFMIMLGNVEKANIIAKF; this is translated from the coding sequence GTGACTAAGCTAGAGCAAGATTTAACAGCTATGTTAGAACCTGCCGTTGAAGCATTAGGTTTTGAGTTACTAGGCCTAGAGTTTGTTCGAGCTGGCCAGCATTCTACTTTGCGTGTATATATTGAAAATTTACAAAATGCTGAGGGAATTACGGTTGATAATTGTGCTGACACGAGTCGTCAAATTAGCGCAATTTTAGATGTCGAAGATCCAATAACAAATGAATACAATTTGGAAGTCTCTTCTCCTGGTATAGATCGTCCTTTGTTCAAGCTAGAACATTATAAAAAAGCACAGGGTGAAGAAATTCGATTAAGAACAAAACTTCCTCAAGATGGTCGCCGTAATTTTAAGGGCGATTTGGTATCAGTAGAAGGTGATATGTTGACTTTATCTATAGATGGTTCAGATTTTATGATCATGCTAGGTAACGTCGAAAAAGCAAACATTATTGCTAAATTTTAA
- a CDS encoding YbaB/EbfC family nucleoid-associated protein yields MFKGGMGNMMKQAQQMQERMQKAQEEIAKMEVVGEAGAGLVKVTMLGNHNVRRVEIDESLMEDDKDMIEDLLAAATNDAVRRVAQESESRMAKVTGGMQMPPGMKMPF; encoded by the coding sequence ATGTTTAAAGGCGGAATGGGCAACATGATGAAGCAAGCGCAGCAAATGCAAGAGCGCATGCAAAAAGCCCAAGAAGAAATTGCAAAAATGGAAGTTGTTGGTGAAGCTGGCGCAGGTCTAGTTAAAGTTACTATGCTAGGTAACCATAATGTTCGTCGTGTAGAAATCGATGAAAGCCTTATGGAAGATGATAAAGACATGATTGAAGATTTACTAGCAGCAGCAACTAATGACGCAGTGCGTCGTGTTGCACAAGAAAGTGAATCAAGAATGGCTAAAGTAACAGGTGGCATGCAAATGCCACCAGGTATGAAAATGCCGTTTTAA
- the apt gene encoding adenine phosphoribosyltransferase codes for MTQSSIDKIKASIATVPNYPKPDIMFRDVTTLMADPDAFKAVIDLFSDNYKDKGFTKIIGTEARGFIFGAPLSYALGIPFVPVRKPGKLPRAVTSQAYQLEYGEDVLELHTDAIVAGDKVLLVDDLLATGGTIEATYKLVERLGGKATDAAFVVSLPELGGEDKMKDLGINILKLVEFEGE; via the coding sequence ATGACACAGTCAAGCATTGATAAAATAAAAGCGAGCATCGCAACAGTTCCTAATTACCCAAAGCCAGACATCATGTTTCGTGATGTAACAACTTTAATGGCTGATCCTGACGCTTTTAAAGCGGTAATTGATTTATTTTCCGATAATTATAAAGACAAAGGTTTTACTAAAATCATCGGTACTGAAGCGAGAGGCTTTATTTTTGGTGCGCCTTTATCTTACGCTTTAGGTATTCCATTTGTGCCAGTTCGTAAACCAGGTAAATTACCAAGAGCCGTTACAAGTCAAGCATACCAATTAGAATATGGTGAAGATGTATTAGAATTACATACTGACGCTATTGTAGCAGGCGATAAAGTATTATTAGTTGACGATCTATTAGCAACGGGCGGCACTATCGAAGCGACGTACAAATTAGTTGAGCGATTAGGTGGCAAAGCAACTGATGCTGCATTTGTTGTTTCATTACCAGAACTAGGTGGTGAAGATAAAATGAAAGACTTAGGGATAAATATATTAAAGTTAGTGGAATTTGAAGGCGAATAG
- the rpsO gene encoding 30S ribosomal protein S15: MSLSTQETAEIVAKFARAEGDTGSPEVQIALLTFDINKLQGHFKSHIHDFHSRRGLLRKVSQRRKLLDYLKGKKVESYKALIQELGLRR, translated from the coding sequence ATGTCACTAAGTACTCAAGAAACTGCTGAAATCGTTGCTAAATTTGCTCGTGCTGAAGGCGATACTGGTTCACCTGAAGTTCAAATTGCATTATTAACATTTGATATCAACAAGCTACAAGGCCATTTCAAAAGCCATATACATGATTTCCATTCTCGTCGTGGTCTTCTACGTAAAGTTAGCCAACGTCGTAAACTTCTTGATTACCTTAAAGGTAAAAAAGTAGAGTCTTACAAGGCGTTAATCCAAGAGCTTGGCCTACGTCGTTAA
- the rbfA gene encoding 30S ribosome-binding factor RbfA, whose translation MREFSRTDRVSQSIQKEIAQILQREIKDPRLGFVTVSAVEVSRDLSYARIFITILDQKDEDSGKKSVAILNDATGYIRSLLGKRIRARIMPELKFVLDTSLMDGMRISNLVETAVRTDNERRGADNNEDIADNNEDSSTEQK comes from the coding sequence ATGAGAGAGTTTTCTCGTACAGATCGCGTAAGTCAGTCTATTCAAAAAGAAATAGCTCAGATTTTACAAAGAGAGATAAAAGATCCACGTTTAGGCTTTGTAACAGTATCGGCTGTTGAAGTATCACGTGATTTATCTTATGCAAGAATTTTTATAACTATCCTAGATCAAAAAGATGAAGATAGTGGTAAAAAGAGTGTGGCAATATTAAATGATGCAACGGGCTACATCCGTTCTCTATTAGGCAAGCGAATTCGTGCTCGAATTATGCCTGAGCTTAAGTTTGTATTAGATACTTCGTTAATGGATGGTATGCGTATTTCTAACTTAGTTGAAACTGCTGTACGTACTGATAATGAAAGACGTGGTGCAGATAATAACGAAGATATCGCAGACAACAACGAAGACAGTTCTACAGAACAAAAGTAA
- the infB gene encoding translation initiation factor IF-2 translates to MADVSVKKLASDIGTTVDKLVKQLAQAGINKAETDNVSDAEKSTLLDHLSKQHGGKGTTEPAKMTLQRKSKSTLNVKGKKSVQVEVRKKRTYAKKSAVQEQQQEQAKKDAEALQKRLAERAVEKEAAIKAEENAELIAKQKANPEAAAKLKHEAEVKAKQEAKEKALAARKAAAQPKKVVSKEEAQRIAKERQEAQRIQNIADETARKKAEAEALKLTEEARKLAEENEARWKAEEAARKKAEANADLHVTTSTVARAAEDETEAKEAKSDRRRKKKKPAAAQTTLRGKGRGKNKLKAPTSLQHGFTKPTGEVKSKDVRISETISVADLADRMSVKGVEVVKAMMKMGDMVTINQIIDQETAQLVAEEMGYKVVLVKENELETNVLADRGEAGTKESRAPVVTVMGHVDHGKTSTLDYIRKAKVADGEAGGITQHIGAYHVDTENGMITFLDTPGHAAFTSMRARGAKATDIVVLVVAADDGVMPQTIEAVQHAKAAEVPLIIAVNKIDKEGADPDRVKNELSQHDVIPEEWGGDVPFVHISAKTGENVDALLEQILLQSEVLELTASKAGMAAGVVIESRLDKGRGPVASILIQEGTLNKGDIVLCGQEYGRVRAMRDENGKDISSAGPAIPVEILGLSGIPAAGDEATVVKDEKKAREVALYRQGKFRDVKLARQQKAKLENMFSNMTAGDVSEVNVVLKADVQGSIEAISDSLLRLSTDEVKVKIVGTGVGGITETDATLAAASNAIVVGFNVRADASARKVIETENLDLRYYSVIYALIEEVKQAMSGMLAPEFKQEIIGLAEVRDVFKSPKIGAIAGCMVTEGTIKRSNPIRVLRDNVVIYEGELESLRRFKDDVQEVRNGMECGIGVKNYNDVKVGDQIEVFEIVEVQRSL, encoded by the coding sequence ATGGCAGATGTAAGCGTAAAAAAGCTGGCCAGTGATATAGGCACAACTGTTGATAAATTAGTTAAACAGTTAGCACAAGCAGGTATTAATAAAGCAGAAACTGATAATGTATCAGATGCTGAAAAATCAACCTTGCTAGATCATTTAAGCAAGCAGCATGGTGGTAAAGGTACTACTGAACCAGCTAAAATGACTTTACAACGTAAAAGTAAAAGTACTTTAAACGTTAAAGGTAAAAAATCAGTTCAAGTTGAAGTTCGTAAAAAACGTACATACGCTAAGAAAAGCGCAGTTCAAGAACAACAGCAAGAGCAAGCTAAAAAAGATGCCGAAGCATTGCAAAAACGTTTAGCTGAACGTGCTGTTGAAAAAGAAGCTGCAATTAAAGCTGAAGAAAATGCAGAACTAATCGCTAAGCAAAAAGCAAACCCAGAAGCAGCTGCAAAATTAAAGCATGAAGCTGAAGTTAAAGCTAAGCAAGAAGCGAAAGAAAAAGCATTAGCTGCACGTAAAGCTGCTGCTCAACCTAAAAAGGTTGTAAGTAAAGAAGAAGCACAACGTATTGCTAAAGAACGTCAAGAAGCACAGCGTATTCAAAACATTGCTGATGAAACAGCTCGTAAAAAAGCTGAAGCAGAAGCATTAAAGTTAACTGAAGAAGCACGTAAGTTAGCTGAAGAAAATGAAGCGCGTTGGAAAGCTGAAGAAGCAGCACGTAAAAAAGCTGAAGCAAATGCTGATTTACACGTCACGACTTCAACTGTAGCACGTGCTGCTGAAGATGAAACTGAAGCTAAAGAAGCGAAAAGTGATCGTCGTCGTAAGAAGAAAAAACCAGCTGCAGCTCAAACTACTTTACGTGGTAAAGGTCGCGGTAAAAACAAACTTAAAGCACCAACTTCATTACAGCATGGTTTTACAAAACCAACTGGTGAAGTTAAATCAAAAGATGTTCGCATCAGCGAGACTATCAGCGTAGCTGATTTAGCTGACAGAATGTCAGTTAAAGGTGTAGAAGTTGTTAAAGCAATGATGAAAATGGGTGATATGGTTACAATTAACCAAATCATCGACCAAGAAACTGCACAACTTGTTGCAGAAGAAATGGGTTATAAAGTTGTTTTAGTTAAAGAAAATGAATTAGAAACTAATGTTCTTGCTGACCGTGGTGAAGCGGGTACTAAAGAATCTCGTGCACCAGTAGTTACTGTAATGGGTCACGTAGATCACGGTAAAACTTCTACACTTGATTACATTCGTAAAGCTAAAGTAGCTGACGGTGAAGCGGGCGGTATTACACAGCATATCGGTGCATACCACGTAGATACTGAGAATGGTATGATTACTTTCTTAGATACTCCTGGTCACGCGGCATTTACATCAATGCGTGCGCGTGGTGCTAAAGCGACTGATATAGTTGTATTAGTAGTTGCAGCAGATGATGGTGTTATGCCACAAACAATTGAAGCTGTTCAACATGCTAAAGCTGCAGAGGTACCACTTATTATTGCAGTAAACAAAATCGATAAAGAAGGCGCAGATCCAGATCGCGTTAAGAATGAGCTTTCTCAACATGATGTTATACCTGAAGAGTGGGGTGGTGATGTACCATTCGTACATATTTCAGCTAAAACTGGTGAGAATGTTGATGCTTTATTAGAGCAAATCTTATTACAATCTGAAGTACTAGAGCTTACAGCTTCTAAAGCAGGCATGGCTGCTGGTGTTGTTATTGAATCTCGTCTAGATAAAGGCCGTGGTCCAGTTGCATCTATCCTTATTCAAGAAGGTACTTTGAATAAAGGCGATATCGTTTTATGTGGTCAAGAATATGGCCGTGTAAGAGCAATGCGTGATGAAAACGGTAAAGACATTTCATCGGCGGGTCCAGCAATTCCAGTTGAAATCTTAGGTTTATCAGGTATTCCAGCGGCAGGTGATGAAGCGACAGTTGTTAAAGATGAGAAGAAAGCACGTGAAGTAGCACTTTACCGTCAAGGTAAATTCCGTGATGTTAAACTTGCTCGTCAGCAAAAAGCGAAACTTGAGAACATGTTCTCAAATATGACTGCTGGTGATGTTTCTGAAGTTAACGTTGTACTTAAAGCTGATGTACAAGGTTCAATTGAAGCAATTTCTGATTCACTATTAAGACTATCTACTGATGAAGTTAAAGTTAAAATCGTTGGTACTGGTGTTGGTGGAATCACTGAAACTGATGCAACACTCGCTGCAGCTTCAAATGCAATCGTTGTTGGTTTCAACGTACGTGCCGATGCATCAGCACGTAAAGTAATTGAAACTGAAAACCTAGATTTACGTTACTACAGCGTTATCTATGCATTGATTGAAGAAGTTAAGCAAGCAATGTCTGGTATGTTAGCACCAGAATTCAAGCAAGAGATCATTGGTCTTGCTGAAGTACGTGATGTATTCAAATCACCTAAGATTGGTGCAATCGCAGGTTGTATGGTTACAGAAGGTACAATTAAACGTAGTAACCCAATTCGTGTTCTACGTGATAATGTTGTTATCTACGAAGGTGAACTAGAGTCACTTCGTCGCTTTAAAGATGACGTTCAAGAAGTTCGTAACGGTATGGAATGTGGTATCGGTGTTAAGAACTACAATGACGTTAAAGTTGGCGATCAGATTGAAGTATTTGAAATTGTTGAAGTTCAACGTTCACTATAA